A stretch of Arachis hypogaea cultivar Tifrunner chromosome 15, arahy.Tifrunner.gnm2.J5K5, whole genome shotgun sequence DNA encodes these proteins:
- the LOC112749864 gene encoding uncharacterized protein: MPDPLVDLEQALRLKREKLTAEEANFLVSYRYKALNEFATAFAGGAATWAATWKLWKPFRVYLSAGAGAFSGMWMFWRSWYSSIDQILSMDGSILQKELANILLTKYPTDTYPLLKPIMSKHFYVERIFDDSTPNTAKLRWRYRNFYSDNAVHGHRAHDNDSNAKTEGNSPNGSHNDSRGDSKTVNGSKSPNLEARCIAKAVLDTMTELDPLDSLFDDGSPQEEIHHPNSPDKPSGTHNRSHRRSRRRRRMRNHEDLSKMD; encoded by the exons ATGCCGGACCCCTTAGTAGATCTCGAACAGGCTCTTCGCCTCAAAAGG GAAAAATTGACAGCTGAGGAGGCAAATTTTCTTGTATCATATAGATACAAAGCTCTGAATGAATTTGCTACTGCATTTGCTGGGGGTGCTGCTACCTGGGCAG CAACTTGGAAGCTCTGGAAACCATTTCGAGTCTACCTTTCAGCAG GAGCAGGAGCTTTCTCAGGGATGTGGATGTTTTGGAGATCCTGGTATTCTTCTATAGATCAGATTCTTTCCATGGATGGCAGTATATTACAGAAGGAGTTAGCAAATAT ATTGCTAACAAAGTACCCGACTGATACTTATCCACTTCTAAAGCCAATTATGTCAAAGCACTTCTATGTAGAGAGGATTTTTGATGATTCAACCCCCAATACAGCCAAGTTAAGATGGCGATACCGGAATTTCTATAGTGATAATGCAGTCCATGGTCACAGGGCACACGATAATGATTCTAATGCTAAAACCGAAGGCAACTCTCCCAATGGTTCACATAATGATTCACGAGGAGATTCCAAAACTGTCAATGGCAGCAAAAGTCCAAATCTTGAGGCAAGATGTATT GCAAAAGCTGTTCTTGATACCATGACAGAGCTAGACCCTCTTGATAGTCTTTTTGATGATGGTTCGCCCCAGGAGGAGATTCACCATCCCAACTCCCCCGACAAACCATCAGGAACACATAATCGAAGCCACAGAAGATCTCGCCGTAGGCGTCGTATGCGTAATCATGAAGACCTTTCAAAGATGGATTGA
- the LOC112749867 gene encoding uncharacterized protein, whose protein sequence is MTRKRSISIQYEIMNTNPLSEAELLLALTPSDSKKLRRLPHVFSKVLQLPLCSDADVSVEEWPHCFRFVADAPAGIATVEASTFRLHPGITKLVVRDSQTDFTELSFDEFDLHLDVWRFRLPESTCPEMATAILLDGQLIVTVPKHQRGVDDNRAMVDAGTFVLVN, encoded by the coding sequence ATGACAAGGAAACGCAGCATCAGCATCCAATACGAAATCATGAACACGAACCCTCTCTCGGAAGCGGAGTTGCTCCTCGCTCTCACCCCCTCCGATTCCAAGAAGCTCAGGAGGCTCCCTCACGTGTTCAGCAAGGTGCTCCAGCTCCCACTCTGCTCCGATGCTGACGTGTCCGTTGAGGAATGGCCACACTGCTTCCGATTCGTGGCCGACGCACCGGCAGGCATCGCTACTGTTGAAGCTTCCACCTTCCGCCTGCACCCTGGGATTACCAAGCTTGTCGTCAGGGATTCTCAAACTGATTTCACGGAATTGTCCTTTGATGAGTTCGACCTCCACCTTGACGTGTGGCGGTTCCGACTACCAGAATCCACGTGTCCGGAGATGGCCACTGCTATCTTGCTTGATGGACAGCTCATCGTTACGGTGCCCAAACATCAACGTGGTGTTGATGACAATAGAGCCATGGTGGATGCTGGAACATTTGTGCTTGTAAACTGA
- the LOC112749868 gene encoding uncharacterized protein isoform X1 — translation MNENGKAENGSFNNRPVAPEESGEGAPYAPENWPQKGDNWGWRTGRRITPAGYFQDRYLYLPERLNNHSGSARKQHIFASKLAVERYLKANFPEADLGAFFSSFTWRIPAVPYPSTNGNMLPIAAVPLKQIPAEQSDSDTEAVRCKAGNKKCASLILEEVEKYSPAMSCDICCSEPGFCRDCCCILCSKMVSSAYGGYSFIKCQAKNDEAVCGHVAHMECALRARLAGTVGRSIGLDAEYHCRRCDVRTDLISYVNKLLQTCDTIDSDDEIQRKILNLGACILRGSQRADAKELLRHIELAISKLHQLKCGTNREDTWMPDDSLTAYSTGLSDHDSDVMEATVHGSPSNVTTGEESYDCLPQSLKFEAEVDQVLYALKKSQEFEYKLAEERLQSHKTYLQNLYQQLDLEKSQLECKNSSNSYLLSHTVRKRKEQIGEEVAKFKVMKKIANGFGKTSKDILKEHFDVEITD, via the exons ATGAATGAGAATGGAAAAGCAGAGAATGGTTCTTTCAACAATCGGCCGGTGGCGCCAGAAGAATCCGGTGAAGGCGCGCCATATGCGCCAGAGAACTGGCCGCAGAAAGGGGACAACTGGGGATGGAGGACCGGGAGGAGGATCACGCCCGCCGGATACTTTCAGGATCGCTACCTGTATTTGCCGGAACGTCTCAACAACCATTCAGGATCCGCCCGCAAGCAGCACATCTTCGCCAGCAAGCTTGCCGTTGAGCGATACCTCAAAGCTAATTTCCCCGAAGCTGATCTCGGTGCCTTCTTCTCTTCCTTCACCTGGAGAATCCCTGCCGTTCCTTATCCTTCAACAAACg GCAATATGTTGCCTATAGCTGCTGTGCCTCTTAAGCAGATCCCAGCTGAACAGTCAGATTCTGATACTGAAGCTGTTAGATGTAAGGCTGGGAATAAGAAGTGTGCTAGCCTAATATtggaagaagtagaaaaatattcGCCAGCCATGTCGTGCGATATTTGCTGTTCTGAACCTGGTTTTTGCCGTGATTGTTGCTGCATTCTTTGTAGCAAAATGGTTAGTTCGGCTTATGGTGGATATAGTTTCATCAAGTGCCAAGCAAAGAACGACGAGGCTGTCTGTGGTCATGTTGCTCACATGGAATGTGCTCTTCGAGCACGCTTGGCTGGCACTGTTGGAAGAAGTATTGGGTTAGATGCAGAGTACCATTGCCGAAGGTGTGATGTGAGGACTGATCTAATTTCTTATGTCAATAAGCTTCTCCAAACGTGTGACACCATTGATTCGGACGATGAAATTCAGAGAAAGATTTTGAATCTTGGTGCTTGTATCTTGCGTGGTTCACAAAGGGCCGATGCAAAGGAATTGCTAAGACATATTGAATTAGCCATCTCAAAG TTGCATCAGCTCAAGTGTGGGACTAATCGTGAAGATACGTGGATGCCTGATGACTCTCTTACTGCTTATTCTACCG GCTTATCAGATCATGACAGTGATGTAATGGAAGCTACTGTTCATGGAAGCCCATCAAATGTTACAACAGGGGAGGAATCCTATGATTGTCTACCTCAGTCTTTAAAATTTGAGGCGGAAGTTGATCAAGTTCTCTATGCTCTCAAAAAGTCTCAAGAGTTTGAGTACAAATTAGCAGAAGAGAGACTCCAATCACACAAGActtatttacaaaatttatatcAGCAATTAGACCTCGAAAAGTCTCAATTGGAATGTAAGAATTCATCTAATTCGTATCTCTTGTCCCATACTGTCAGAAAAAGAAAGGAGCAAATTGGGGAGGAAGTGGCCAAATTTAAAGTTATGAAGAAGATAGCTAATGGTTTTGGTAAGACATccaaagatattttaaaggaacACTTTGATGTAGAAATTACAGATTAA
- the LOC112749868 gene encoding uncharacterized protein isoform X4, which yields MNENGKAENGSFNNRPVAPEESGEGAPYAPENWPQKGDNWGWRTGRRITPAGYFQDRYLYLPERLNNHSGSARKQHIFASKLAVERYLKANFPEADLGAFFSSFTWRIPAVPYPSTNGNMLPIAAVPLKQIPAEQSDSDTEAVRCKAGNKKCASLILEEVEKYSPAMSCDICCSEPGFCRDCCCILCSKMVSSAYGGYSFIKCQAKNDEAVCGHVAHMECALRARLAGTVGRSIGLDAEYHCRRCDVRTDLISYVNKLLQTCDTIDSDDEIQRKILNLGACILRGSQRADAKELLRHIELAISKLKCGTNREDTWMPDDSLTAYSTDHDSDVMEATVHGSPSNVTTGEESYDCLPQSLKFEAEVDQVLYALKKSQEFEYKLAEERLQSHKTYLQNLYQQLDLEKSQLECKNSSNSYLLSHTVRKRKEQIGEEVAKFKVMKKIANGFGKTSKDILKEHFDVEITD from the exons ATGAATGAGAATGGAAAAGCAGAGAATGGTTCTTTCAACAATCGGCCGGTGGCGCCAGAAGAATCCGGTGAAGGCGCGCCATATGCGCCAGAGAACTGGCCGCAGAAAGGGGACAACTGGGGATGGAGGACCGGGAGGAGGATCACGCCCGCCGGATACTTTCAGGATCGCTACCTGTATTTGCCGGAACGTCTCAACAACCATTCAGGATCCGCCCGCAAGCAGCACATCTTCGCCAGCAAGCTTGCCGTTGAGCGATACCTCAAAGCTAATTTCCCCGAAGCTGATCTCGGTGCCTTCTTCTCTTCCTTCACCTGGAGAATCCCTGCCGTTCCTTATCCTTCAACAAACg GCAATATGTTGCCTATAGCTGCTGTGCCTCTTAAGCAGATCCCAGCTGAACAGTCAGATTCTGATACTGAAGCTGTTAGATGTAAGGCTGGGAATAAGAAGTGTGCTAGCCTAATATtggaagaagtagaaaaatattcGCCAGCCATGTCGTGCGATATTTGCTGTTCTGAACCTGGTTTTTGCCGTGATTGTTGCTGCATTCTTTGTAGCAAAATGGTTAGTTCGGCTTATGGTGGATATAGTTTCATCAAGTGCCAAGCAAAGAACGACGAGGCTGTCTGTGGTCATGTTGCTCACATGGAATGTGCTCTTCGAGCACGCTTGGCTGGCACTGTTGGAAGAAGTATTGGGTTAGATGCAGAGTACCATTGCCGAAGGTGTGATGTGAGGACTGATCTAATTTCTTATGTCAATAAGCTTCTCCAAACGTGTGACACCATTGATTCGGACGATGAAATTCAGAGAAAGATTTTGAATCTTGGTGCTTGTATCTTGCGTGGTTCACAAAGGGCCGATGCAAAGGAATTGCTAAGACATATTGAATTAGCCATCTCAAAG CTCAAGTGTGGGACTAATCGTGAAGATACGTGGATGCCTGATGACTCTCTTACTGCTTATTCTACCG ATCATGACAGTGATGTAATGGAAGCTACTGTTCATGGAAGCCCATCAAATGTTACAACAGGGGAGGAATCCTATGATTGTCTACCTCAGTCTTTAAAATTTGAGGCGGAAGTTGATCAAGTTCTCTATGCTCTCAAAAAGTCTCAAGAGTTTGAGTACAAATTAGCAGAAGAGAGACTCCAATCACACAAGActtatttacaaaatttatatcAGCAATTAGACCTCGAAAAGTCTCAATTGGAATGTAAGAATTCATCTAATTCGTATCTCTTGTCCCATACTGTCAGAAAAAGAAAGGAGCAAATTGGGGAGGAAGTGGCCAAATTTAAAGTTATGAAGAAGATAGCTAATGGTTTTGGTAAGACATccaaagatattttaaaggaacACTTTGATGTAGAAATTACAGATTAA
- the LOC112749868 gene encoding uncharacterized protein isoform X3, giving the protein MNENGKAENGSFNNRPVAPEESGEGAPYAPENWPQKGDNWGWRTGRRITPAGYFQDRYLYLPERLNNHSGSARKQHIFASKLAVERYLKANFPEADLGAFFSSFTWRIPAVPYPSTNGNMLPIAAVPLKQIPAEQSDSDTEAVRCKAGNKKCASLILEEVEKYSPAMSCDICCSEPGFCRDCCCILCSKMVSSAYGGYSFIKCQAKNDEAVCGHVAHMECALRARLAGTVGRSIGLDAEYHCRRCDVRTDLISYVNKLLQTCDTIDSDDEIQRKILNLGACILRGSQRADAKELLRHIELAISKLHQLKCGTNREDTWMPDDSLTAYSTDHDSDVMEATVHGSPSNVTTGEESYDCLPQSLKFEAEVDQVLYALKKSQEFEYKLAEERLQSHKTYLQNLYQQLDLEKSQLECKNSSNSYLLSHTVRKRKEQIGEEVAKFKVMKKIANGFGKTSKDILKEHFDVEITD; this is encoded by the exons ATGAATGAGAATGGAAAAGCAGAGAATGGTTCTTTCAACAATCGGCCGGTGGCGCCAGAAGAATCCGGTGAAGGCGCGCCATATGCGCCAGAGAACTGGCCGCAGAAAGGGGACAACTGGGGATGGAGGACCGGGAGGAGGATCACGCCCGCCGGATACTTTCAGGATCGCTACCTGTATTTGCCGGAACGTCTCAACAACCATTCAGGATCCGCCCGCAAGCAGCACATCTTCGCCAGCAAGCTTGCCGTTGAGCGATACCTCAAAGCTAATTTCCCCGAAGCTGATCTCGGTGCCTTCTTCTCTTCCTTCACCTGGAGAATCCCTGCCGTTCCTTATCCTTCAACAAACg GCAATATGTTGCCTATAGCTGCTGTGCCTCTTAAGCAGATCCCAGCTGAACAGTCAGATTCTGATACTGAAGCTGTTAGATGTAAGGCTGGGAATAAGAAGTGTGCTAGCCTAATATtggaagaagtagaaaaatattcGCCAGCCATGTCGTGCGATATTTGCTGTTCTGAACCTGGTTTTTGCCGTGATTGTTGCTGCATTCTTTGTAGCAAAATGGTTAGTTCGGCTTATGGTGGATATAGTTTCATCAAGTGCCAAGCAAAGAACGACGAGGCTGTCTGTGGTCATGTTGCTCACATGGAATGTGCTCTTCGAGCACGCTTGGCTGGCACTGTTGGAAGAAGTATTGGGTTAGATGCAGAGTACCATTGCCGAAGGTGTGATGTGAGGACTGATCTAATTTCTTATGTCAATAAGCTTCTCCAAACGTGTGACACCATTGATTCGGACGATGAAATTCAGAGAAAGATTTTGAATCTTGGTGCTTGTATCTTGCGTGGTTCACAAAGGGCCGATGCAAAGGAATTGCTAAGACATATTGAATTAGCCATCTCAAAG TTGCATCAGCTCAAGTGTGGGACTAATCGTGAAGATACGTGGATGCCTGATGACTCTCTTACTGCTTATTCTACCG ATCATGACAGTGATGTAATGGAAGCTACTGTTCATGGAAGCCCATCAAATGTTACAACAGGGGAGGAATCCTATGATTGTCTACCTCAGTCTTTAAAATTTGAGGCGGAAGTTGATCAAGTTCTCTATGCTCTCAAAAAGTCTCAAGAGTTTGAGTACAAATTAGCAGAAGAGAGACTCCAATCACACAAGActtatttacaaaatttatatcAGCAATTAGACCTCGAAAAGTCTCAATTGGAATGTAAGAATTCATCTAATTCGTATCTCTTGTCCCATACTGTCAGAAAAAGAAAGGAGCAAATTGGGGAGGAAGTGGCCAAATTTAAAGTTATGAAGAAGATAGCTAATGGTTTTGGTAAGACATccaaagatattttaaaggaacACTTTGATGTAGAAATTACAGATTAA
- the LOC112749868 gene encoding uncharacterized protein isoform X2, whose translation MNENGKAENGSFNNRPVAPEESGEGAPYAPENWPQKGDNWGWRTGRRITPAGYFQDRYLYLPERLNNHSGSARKQHIFASKLAVERYLKANFPEADLGAFFSSFTWRIPAVPYPSTNGNMLPIAAVPLKQIPAEQSDSDTEAVRCKAGNKKCASLILEEVEKYSPAMSCDICCSEPGFCRDCCCILCSKMVSSAYGGYSFIKCQAKNDEAVCGHVAHMECALRARLAGTVGRSIGLDAEYHCRRCDVRTDLISYVNKLLQTCDTIDSDDEIQRKILNLGACILRGSQRADAKELLRHIELAISKLKCGTNREDTWMPDDSLTAYSTGLSDHDSDVMEATVHGSPSNVTTGEESYDCLPQSLKFEAEVDQVLYALKKSQEFEYKLAEERLQSHKTYLQNLYQQLDLEKSQLECKNSSNSYLLSHTVRKRKEQIGEEVAKFKVMKKIANGFGKTSKDILKEHFDVEITD comes from the exons ATGAATGAGAATGGAAAAGCAGAGAATGGTTCTTTCAACAATCGGCCGGTGGCGCCAGAAGAATCCGGTGAAGGCGCGCCATATGCGCCAGAGAACTGGCCGCAGAAAGGGGACAACTGGGGATGGAGGACCGGGAGGAGGATCACGCCCGCCGGATACTTTCAGGATCGCTACCTGTATTTGCCGGAACGTCTCAACAACCATTCAGGATCCGCCCGCAAGCAGCACATCTTCGCCAGCAAGCTTGCCGTTGAGCGATACCTCAAAGCTAATTTCCCCGAAGCTGATCTCGGTGCCTTCTTCTCTTCCTTCACCTGGAGAATCCCTGCCGTTCCTTATCCTTCAACAAACg GCAATATGTTGCCTATAGCTGCTGTGCCTCTTAAGCAGATCCCAGCTGAACAGTCAGATTCTGATACTGAAGCTGTTAGATGTAAGGCTGGGAATAAGAAGTGTGCTAGCCTAATATtggaagaagtagaaaaatattcGCCAGCCATGTCGTGCGATATTTGCTGTTCTGAACCTGGTTTTTGCCGTGATTGTTGCTGCATTCTTTGTAGCAAAATGGTTAGTTCGGCTTATGGTGGATATAGTTTCATCAAGTGCCAAGCAAAGAACGACGAGGCTGTCTGTGGTCATGTTGCTCACATGGAATGTGCTCTTCGAGCACGCTTGGCTGGCACTGTTGGAAGAAGTATTGGGTTAGATGCAGAGTACCATTGCCGAAGGTGTGATGTGAGGACTGATCTAATTTCTTATGTCAATAAGCTTCTCCAAACGTGTGACACCATTGATTCGGACGATGAAATTCAGAGAAAGATTTTGAATCTTGGTGCTTGTATCTTGCGTGGTTCACAAAGGGCCGATGCAAAGGAATTGCTAAGACATATTGAATTAGCCATCTCAAAG CTCAAGTGTGGGACTAATCGTGAAGATACGTGGATGCCTGATGACTCTCTTACTGCTTATTCTACCG GCTTATCAGATCATGACAGTGATGTAATGGAAGCTACTGTTCATGGAAGCCCATCAAATGTTACAACAGGGGAGGAATCCTATGATTGTCTACCTCAGTCTTTAAAATTTGAGGCGGAAGTTGATCAAGTTCTCTATGCTCTCAAAAAGTCTCAAGAGTTTGAGTACAAATTAGCAGAAGAGAGACTCCAATCACACAAGActtatttacaaaatttatatcAGCAATTAGACCTCGAAAAGTCTCAATTGGAATGTAAGAATTCATCTAATTCGTATCTCTTGTCCCATACTGTCAGAAAAAGAAAGGAGCAAATTGGGGAGGAAGTGGCCAAATTTAAAGTTATGAAGAAGATAGCTAATGGTTTTGGTAAGACATccaaagatattttaaaggaacACTTTGATGTAGAAATTACAGATTAA
- the LOC112749870 gene encoding glyoxylase I 4, protein MAAAEGVSLNHISRESSDIRRLANFYQQILGFEQVETPNFGDFEVIWLRLPSSSVYIHLIERDPTTSLPEGPWSASSPVADPKNLPRGHHICFSVSNFDSFVNTLKDKGIETFQKSLPNGKIKQVFFFDPDGNGLEVASREQDS, encoded by the exons atggcgGCAGCTGAAGGAGTGAGCCTAAATCATATCTCTCGAGAGTCCTCTGACATTAGGCGCCTCGCCAATTTCTACCAACAG ATACTTGGGTTCGAGCAAGTGGAGACCCCCAACTTCGGAGACTTCGAGGTTATATGGCTCCGCCTCCCATCATCTTCTGTATACATCCATCTCATCGAGCGCGACCCAACCACCTCCCTCCCCGAGGGTCCATGGAGCGCCAGCTCTCCTGTCGCTGATCCCAAGAATCTCCCCAGAGGCCACCATATCTGCTTCTCCGTCTCCAACTTCGATTCCTTTGTCAACACCCTCAAG GACAAGGGTATCGAGACTTTTCAGAAATCCCTACCAAATGGCAAGATCAAGCAAGTTTTCTTTTTCGATCCAGATGGTAACGGTTTGGAGGTTGCAAGCCGGGAACAAGATTCCTAA